In Chelonia mydas isolate rCheMyd1 chromosome 10, rCheMyd1.pri.v2, whole genome shotgun sequence, a single window of DNA contains:
- the VPS33B gene encoding vacuolar protein sorting-associated protein 33B isoform X3, with protein sequence MSPLDRIANVSILKQHEVDKLYKVENKPIVSTSDQLCFLVRPRITNMKYVADIVNADKATGRSRKYKIIFSPQKFYTCELVLEEEGIYGDVTCDEWAFYLLPLDDDLLSMELPEFFRDYFLEGDQRWISAVARALQLLNSLFGPFTHTYGIGRCAKMVYEVWRELVEESEGDSQARRPEISHVFLMDRDVDYVTALCSQVVYEGLVDDTFRIKCGSVDFGPDVTSSDRSFKVLLNAQDKVFSEIRNEHFSNVFGFLSQKARNLQTQYDRRRGMDIKQMKNFVSQELKGLKQEHRLLSLHIGACESIMKKKTKQDFQELLKTEHSLLEGFDIRESTSYIEEHIDRQVSPSESLRLMCLLSVTENGLIPKDYRSLKTQYLQSYGPEHLLTFHNLKRIGLLTEQAPGETLTAVESKVSKLVTDRAAGKLTDAFNSLARKSNFRGLSKKLGLIPRVDGEYNLKVPRDMAYVFSGAYVPLSCKIIEQVLERKGWLGLEEVVRLLNGNEFAPTEPVTEENPAWEVQRVILAVFLGGCTFSEISALRFLGKEKGYKFIFLTTAIASSARLMDAMLEAKV encoded by the exons ATATTGTCAATGCTGACAAGGCAACAGGGAGGAGCCGGAAGTACAAGATTATCTTCAGCCCCCAGAAG TTTTACACCTGTGAGctggtgctggaggaggagggaatctATGGTG ATGTGACCTGTGACGAGTGGGCCTTCTACCTGCTCCCCCTGGATGATGACCTCCTCAGCATGGAGCTGCCTGAGTTCTTCCGGGACTACTTCCTG GAAGGGGATCAGCGCTGGATCAGCGCGGTCGCTCGAGCTCTGCAGTTGCTGAACTCCCTCTTTGGGCCTTTCACTCACACGTATGGGATTGGCAGGTGTGCCAAG atggTCTATGAGGTGTGGCGAGAGCTGGTGGAGGAGAGCGAGGGTGACAGCCAAGCCAGGAGGCCTGAGATCAGCCATGTCTTCCTCATGGATAGAG ATGTGGATTACGTCACAGCGCTCTGCTCCCAGGTGGTGTATGAGGGCCTGGTGGATGACACATTTCGTATTAAATGTG GGAGCGTGGACTTCGGGCCAGACGTCACCTCCTCTGACAGGAGCTTCAAAGTGCTGCTCAATGCCCAGGACAAG GTGTTCAGCGAGATCCGGAATGAGCACTTCTCCAACGTCTTCGGCTTCCTGAGTCAGAAGGCGCGGAACCTGCAGACGCAGTATGAC CGACGTCGCGGGATGGACATCAAGCAAATGAAGAACTTTGTCTCCCAGGagctgaaggggttaaagcaggaGCACCGCCTGCTGAGCCTGC ATATTGGTGCCTGCGAGTCCATCATGAAGAAGAAAACCAAGCAGGATTTCCAGGAGCTGCTAAAGACTGAGCACT CTCTCCTGGAGGGGTTTGACATCCGCGAGAGCACCAGCTACATAGAAGAGCACATCGACCGGCAG GTCTCCCCCAGCGAGAGTCTGCGCTTAATGTGCCTCCTGTCGGTCACGGAAAATG GGCTGATCCCTAAGGATTATCGCTCCCTGAAAACCCAGTACCTCCAG AGTTACGGGCCTGAGCACCTGCTGACCTTTCATAACCTCAAGCGCATCGGGCTGCTGACGGAGCAGGCCCCAGGGGAGACCCTGACCGCTGTGGAGAGCAAAGTCAGCAAGCTGGTGACCGACCGAGCAGCAG GGAAACTCACGGACGCTTTTAATTCTCTGGCCAGGAAGAGCAATTTCCGAGGCTTAAGCAAGAAGCTGGGCTTG ATCCCCCGTGTTGATGGCGAATACAACCTGAAGGTGCCCCGAGATATGGCCTATGTCTTCAGCGGGGCCTACGTCCCCCTGAGCTGCAAGATCATTGAACAG GTGCTGGAGCGCAAGGGCTGGCTGGGCCTGGAGGAGGTGGTGCGCCTGCTGAATGGCAATGAGTTTGCTCCTACAG AGCCGGTCACAGAGGAGAATCCTGCCTGGGAGGTGCAGCGTGTCATCCTAGCAGTCTTCCTGGGAGGCTGCACCTTTTCTGAGATCTCTGCTCTCCGATtcctggggaaggagaaag GATACAAGTTTATATTCCTGACGACAGCCATCGCAAGCAGCGCCCGGCTGATGGACGCCATGTTAGAGGCGAAGGTGTGA
- the VPS33B gene encoding vacuolar protein sorting-associated protein 33B isoform X5, which yields MSPFSRLCFLVRPRITNMKYVADIVNADKATGRSRKYKIIFSPQKFYTCELVLEEEGIYGDVTCDEWAFYLLPLDDDLLSMELPEFFRDYFLEGDQRWISAVARALQLLNSLFGPFTHTYGIGRCAKMVYEVWRELVEESEGDSQARRPEISHVFLMDRDVDYVTALCSQVVYEGLVDDTFRIKCGSVDFGPDVTSSDRSFKVLLNAQDKVFSEIRNEHFSNVFGFLSQKARNLQTQYDRRRGMDIKQMKNFVSQELKGLKQEHRLLSLHIGACESIMKKKTKQDFQELLKTEHSLLEGFDIRESTSYIEEHIDRQVSPSESLRLMCLLSVTENGLIPKDYRSLKTQYLQSYGPEHLLTFHNLKRIGLLTEQAPGETLTAVESKVSKLVTDRAAGKLTDAFNSLARKSNFRGLSKKLGLIPRVDGEYNLKVPRDMAYVFSGAYVPLSCKIIEQVLERKGWLGLEEVVRLLNGNEFAPTEPVTEENPAWEVQRVILAVFLGGCTFSEISALRFLGKEKGYKFIFLTTAIASSARLMDAMLEAKV from the exons ATATTGTCAATGCTGACAAGGCAACAGGGAGGAGCCGGAAGTACAAGATTATCTTCAGCCCCCAGAAG TTTTACACCTGTGAGctggtgctggaggaggagggaatctATGGTG ATGTGACCTGTGACGAGTGGGCCTTCTACCTGCTCCCCCTGGATGATGACCTCCTCAGCATGGAGCTGCCTGAGTTCTTCCGGGACTACTTCCTG GAAGGGGATCAGCGCTGGATCAGCGCGGTCGCTCGAGCTCTGCAGTTGCTGAACTCCCTCTTTGGGCCTTTCACTCACACGTATGGGATTGGCAGGTGTGCCAAG atggTCTATGAGGTGTGGCGAGAGCTGGTGGAGGAGAGCGAGGGTGACAGCCAAGCCAGGAGGCCTGAGATCAGCCATGTCTTCCTCATGGATAGAG ATGTGGATTACGTCACAGCGCTCTGCTCCCAGGTGGTGTATGAGGGCCTGGTGGATGACACATTTCGTATTAAATGTG GGAGCGTGGACTTCGGGCCAGACGTCACCTCCTCTGACAGGAGCTTCAAAGTGCTGCTCAATGCCCAGGACAAG GTGTTCAGCGAGATCCGGAATGAGCACTTCTCCAACGTCTTCGGCTTCCTGAGTCAGAAGGCGCGGAACCTGCAGACGCAGTATGAC CGACGTCGCGGGATGGACATCAAGCAAATGAAGAACTTTGTCTCCCAGGagctgaaggggttaaagcaggaGCACCGCCTGCTGAGCCTGC ATATTGGTGCCTGCGAGTCCATCATGAAGAAGAAAACCAAGCAGGATTTCCAGGAGCTGCTAAAGACTGAGCACT CTCTCCTGGAGGGGTTTGACATCCGCGAGAGCACCAGCTACATAGAAGAGCACATCGACCGGCAG GTCTCCCCCAGCGAGAGTCTGCGCTTAATGTGCCTCCTGTCGGTCACGGAAAATG GGCTGATCCCTAAGGATTATCGCTCCCTGAAAACCCAGTACCTCCAG AGTTACGGGCCTGAGCACCTGCTGACCTTTCATAACCTCAAGCGCATCGGGCTGCTGACGGAGCAGGCCCCAGGGGAGACCCTGACCGCTGTGGAGAGCAAAGTCAGCAAGCTGGTGACCGACCGAGCAGCAG GGAAACTCACGGACGCTTTTAATTCTCTGGCCAGGAAGAGCAATTTCCGAGGCTTAAGCAAGAAGCTGGGCTTG ATCCCCCGTGTTGATGGCGAATACAACCTGAAGGTGCCCCGAGATATGGCCTATGTCTTCAGCGGGGCCTACGTCCCCCTGAGCTGCAAGATCATTGAACAG GTGCTGGAGCGCAAGGGCTGGCTGGGCCTGGAGGAGGTGGTGCGCCTGCTGAATGGCAATGAGTTTGCTCCTACAG AGCCGGTCACAGAGGAGAATCCTGCCTGGGAGGTGCAGCGTGTCATCCTAGCAGTCTTCCTGGGAGGCTGCACCTTTTCTGAGATCTCTGCTCTCCGATtcctggggaaggagaaag GATACAAGTTTATATTCCTGACGACAGCCATCGCAAGCAGCGCCCGGCTGATGGACGCCATGTTAGAGGCGAAGGTGTGA
- the VPS33B gene encoding vacuolar protein sorting-associated protein 33B isoform X4, with amino-acid sequence MSPFSRLCFLVRPRITNMKYVADIVNADKATGRSRKYKIIFSPQKFYTCELVLEEEGIYGDVTCDEWAFYLLPLDDDLLSMELPEFFRDYFLEGDQRWISAVARALQLLNSLFGPFTHTYGIGRCAKMVYEVWRELVEESEGDSQARRPEISHVFLMDRDVDYVTALCSQVVYEGLVDDTFRIKCGSVDFGPDVTSSDRSFKVLLNAQDKVFSEIRNEHFSNVFGFLSQKARNLQTQYDRRRGMDIKQMKNFVSQELKGLKQEHRLLSLHIGACESIMKKKTKQDFQELLKTEHSLLEGFDIRESTSYIEEHIDRQVSPSESLRLMCLLSVTENGLIPKDYRSLKTQYLQSYGPEHLLTFHNLKRIGLLTEQAPGETLTAVESKVSKLVTDRAAGKLTDAFNSLARKSNFRGLSKKLGLVGPLRSCWLGCPPTALLLGWIPRVDGEYNLKVPRDMAYVFSGAYVPLSCKIIEQVLERKGWLGLEEVVRLLNGNEFAPTEPVTEENPAWEVQRVILAVFLGGCTFSEISALRFLGKEKGYKFIFLTTAIASSARLMDAMLEAKV; translated from the exons ATATTGTCAATGCTGACAAGGCAACAGGGAGGAGCCGGAAGTACAAGATTATCTTCAGCCCCCAGAAG TTTTACACCTGTGAGctggtgctggaggaggagggaatctATGGTG ATGTGACCTGTGACGAGTGGGCCTTCTACCTGCTCCCCCTGGATGATGACCTCCTCAGCATGGAGCTGCCTGAGTTCTTCCGGGACTACTTCCTG GAAGGGGATCAGCGCTGGATCAGCGCGGTCGCTCGAGCTCTGCAGTTGCTGAACTCCCTCTTTGGGCCTTTCACTCACACGTATGGGATTGGCAGGTGTGCCAAG atggTCTATGAGGTGTGGCGAGAGCTGGTGGAGGAGAGCGAGGGTGACAGCCAAGCCAGGAGGCCTGAGATCAGCCATGTCTTCCTCATGGATAGAG ATGTGGATTACGTCACAGCGCTCTGCTCCCAGGTGGTGTATGAGGGCCTGGTGGATGACACATTTCGTATTAAATGTG GGAGCGTGGACTTCGGGCCAGACGTCACCTCCTCTGACAGGAGCTTCAAAGTGCTGCTCAATGCCCAGGACAAG GTGTTCAGCGAGATCCGGAATGAGCACTTCTCCAACGTCTTCGGCTTCCTGAGTCAGAAGGCGCGGAACCTGCAGACGCAGTATGAC CGACGTCGCGGGATGGACATCAAGCAAATGAAGAACTTTGTCTCCCAGGagctgaaggggttaaagcaggaGCACCGCCTGCTGAGCCTGC ATATTGGTGCCTGCGAGTCCATCATGAAGAAGAAAACCAAGCAGGATTTCCAGGAGCTGCTAAAGACTGAGCACT CTCTCCTGGAGGGGTTTGACATCCGCGAGAGCACCAGCTACATAGAAGAGCACATCGACCGGCAG GTCTCCCCCAGCGAGAGTCTGCGCTTAATGTGCCTCCTGTCGGTCACGGAAAATG GGCTGATCCCTAAGGATTATCGCTCCCTGAAAACCCAGTACCTCCAG AGTTACGGGCCTGAGCACCTGCTGACCTTTCATAACCTCAAGCGCATCGGGCTGCTGACGGAGCAGGCCCCAGGGGAGACCCTGACCGCTGTGGAGAGCAAAGTCAGCAAGCTGGTGACCGACCGAGCAGCAG GGAAACTCACGGACGCTTTTAATTCTCTGGCCAGGAAGAGCAATTTCCGAGGCTTAAGCAAGAAGCTGGGCTTGGTAGGTCCCCTCCggagctgctggctgggctgCCCTCCCACGGCACTGTTGCTAGGATGG ATCCCCCGTGTTGATGGCGAATACAACCTGAAGGTGCCCCGAGATATGGCCTATGTCTTCAGCGGGGCCTACGTCCCCCTGAGCTGCAAGATCATTGAACAG GTGCTGGAGCGCAAGGGCTGGCTGGGCCTGGAGGAGGTGGTGCGCCTGCTGAATGGCAATGAGTTTGCTCCTACAG AGCCGGTCACAGAGGAGAATCCTGCCTGGGAGGTGCAGCGTGTCATCCTAGCAGTCTTCCTGGGAGGCTGCACCTTTTCTGAGATCTCTGCTCTCCGATtcctggggaaggagaaag GATACAAGTTTATATTCCTGACGACAGCCATCGCAAGCAGCGCCCGGCTGATGGACGCCATGTTAGAGGCGAAGGTGTGA